A region from the Rosa rugosa chromosome 6, drRosRugo1.1, whole genome shotgun sequence genome encodes:
- the LOC133714350 gene encoding uncharacterized protein At4g00950 has translation MGSEAEPESPKLPLFSISHIQSNEPSGCLTPPFYSSVSVPFRWEEEPGKPRPCTDLATIPNPVDLSPKCLELPPRLLLETKLLSPTTVLEGPYVGRSRFQSSSFRMVGRDCYGSFSADHERSGQHGALVMSKSGVKERRWFDSWGRRVFKGKREVGGANYVFPSSVDGESDGGGGGGGGGGGGVGKSSSFRVKNTRHRRARSFSSLSHSRPQFWATIKQGLKQVVPWKSRKSKQDGIVI, from the exons ATGGGATCTGAGGCAGAGCCAGAGTCACCAAAGCTACCCTTGTTCTCCATTTCACACATACAGTCAAATGAGCCTTCTGGGTGTCTAACCCCACCCTTCTACAGTTCAGTTTCAGTACCATTCAGATGGGAAGAAGAGCCAGGAAAGCCAAGGCCTTGCACAGACCTTGCAACCATACCAAACCCAGTTGACTTATCCCCAAAGTGCTTGGAACTCCCTCCAAGGCTGTTGCTTGAGACCAAATTGCTCTCACCCACCACAGTGTTGGAGGGTCCTTATGTGGGGAGATCAAGGTTTCAGTCCTCTTCTTTTAGGATGGTGGGGAGGGACTGTTATGGGTCTTTTAGCGCTGATCATGAGAGATCAGGGCAGCATGGTGCTTTGGTTATGAGCAAGAGTGGGGTTAAGGAAAGAAGGTGGTTTGATTCATGGGGGAGGAGGGTCTTTAAGGGTAAAAGAGAGGTTGGTGGGGCTAATTATGTCTTTCCATCATCTGTGGATGGAGAgagtgatggtggtggtggtggtggtggcggtggcggtggcggtgttGGAAAGAGTAGTAGCTTCAGGGTGAAGAACACAAGGCATAGAAGGGCCAGGAGCTTTTCCAGTCTCTCTCATTCAAGGCCTCAGTTCTGG GCAACTATCAAACAAGGGTTGAAGCAGGTGGTTCCATGGAAGAGTAGGAAATCAAAACAAGATGGGATTGTCATTTAG